One segment of Castanea sativa cultivar Marrone di Chiusa Pesio chromosome 3, ASM4071231v1 DNA contains the following:
- the LOC142627164 gene encoding uncharacterized protein LOC142627164 — MTPSSPLSLLFFFFLSITGQTLLFQTVCGSEEIEKGIGRRGLLSFIETPKGSNVSFECSPSGPCISCLYSEKTDEKYRCSETGYRIPLKCVEIKDNSKNGNGEGKSSRNSRSTLEISHSNEILLAESLGAGELTTSMKHRSLLEDPSTPESGPQAYITYRSCLPPVNEEKLSVLGFEGIVLCLLLISSSIIYFRRKRTISMTTFGAGRIQTNSRF; from the exons ATGACTCCAAGTTCACCACTTtctctcctcttcttcttcttcctttcaaTCACTGGGCAAACCCTATTGTTCCAAAC AGTTTGTGGAAGTGAAGAAATAGAGAAAGGAATTGGGCGCAGAGGTCTGCTGAGTTTCATAGAAACCCCTAAAGGAAGCAACGTTTCCTTTGAATGCTCTCCTTCTGGTCCTTGTATTTCCTGCCTTTATTCCGAAAAG aCTGATGAGAAATATCGATGCAGTGAGACTGGCTATCGTATCCCTTTGAAATGTGTAGAAATTAAAGATAATTCAAAAAATGGGAATGGGGAAGGGAAAAGCTCTCGGAACAGTCGATCTACTCTGGAAATCTCTCACAGCAATGAAATATTACTTGCAGAATCTCTTGGTGCTGGAGAACTCACTACTTCAATGAAACATAGAAGTTTATTGGAGGATCCATCAACACCAGAGAGTGGACCACAAGCTTATATTACTTATAGAAGCTGCTTACCACCAGTTAATGAAGAGAAGTTGTCAGTGCTTGGGTTTGAG GGGATTGTGTTGTGTTTGTTGCTCATTAGCAGTTCAATTATATACTTCAGAAGAAAGCGGACCATTTCCATGACTACTTTTGGAGCAGGGAGGATCCAGACCAACTCTAGGTTTTGA
- the LOC142628145 gene encoding serine/threonine-protein phosphatase PP2A catalytic subunit: protein MPSHADLDRQIEHLMECKPLAEAEVKTLCDQARAILVEEWNVQPVKCPVTVCGDIHGQFYDLIELFRIGGNAPDTNYLFMGDYVDRGYYSVETVTLLVALKVRYRDRITILRGNHESRQITQVYGFYDECLRKYGNANVWKFFTDLFDYLPLTALIESQIFCLHGGLSPSLDTLDNVRALDRIQEVPHEGPMCDLLWSDPDDRCGWGISPRGAGYTFGQDIAAQFNHTNGLSLISRAHQLVMEGYNWCQDKNVVTVFSAPNYCYRCGNMAAILEIGENMDQNFLQFDPAPRQIEPDTTRKTPDYFL from the exons ATGCCGTCGCACGCGGATCTGGACCGTCAGATCGAGCATCTGATGGAGTGCAAGCCGTTGGCGGAGGCGGAAGTGAAAACGCTTTGCGATCAGGCGAGGGCGATTCTCGTCGAGGAGTGGAACGTACAGCCGGTGAAGTGTCCGGTGACAGTTTGCGGTGATATCCACGGCCAGTTCTACGATCTCATCGAGCTCTTTCGGATAGGAGGAAATGCTCCCGATACCAATTATCTCTTTATGGGCGACTATGTAG ATCGTGGATACTACTCAGTTGAGACTGTCACACTTTTGGTGGCTCTGAAAGTTCGTTATAGAGATAGGATCACAATTCTTAGAGGGAATCATGAGAGCCGGCAAATAACTCAAGT GTATGGTTTTTATGATGAATGCTTGAGAAAATATGGAAATGCGAATGTGTGGAAGTTCTTCACTGATTTATTTGATTATCTACCCCTTACAGCCCTTATTGAGAGTCAG ATCTTCTGTTTGCATGGAGGTCTTTCACCATCTTTGGATACATTGGATAATGTTCGAGCCTTGGACCGTATACAGGAG GTTCCACATGAAGGACCAATGTGTGACCTCTTATGGTCTGATCCTGATGACCGATGTGGGTGGGGGATATCACCTCGTGGTGCTGGTTATACATTTGGACAGGATATAGCTGCTCAGTTTAACCATACCAATGGACTCTCACTGATTTCAAGAGCCCATCAGCTTGTCATGGAAGGGTACAATTGGTGTCAG GATAAGAATGTGGTGACTGTATTTAGTGCTCCAAACTATTGTTACCGTTGTGGGAATATGGCTGCTATACTGGAGATTGGGGAGAATATGGACCAGAATTTTCTGCAGTTTGATCCAGCCCCTCGGCAAATTGAGCCTGACACCACACGCAAGACTCCcgattattttttgtaa
- the LOC142629116 gene encoding uncharacterized protein LOC142629116 produces the protein MDLDLALRVDEPLVPTESSAPNDKLDYERWERSNRLSLMFIKSHINKNIRGSIPECNKVKDFMKAIEEQFIRSDKALASILMKRFSSKTFDYSKNVREHIMEMRDMVAQLKSLEVEIFESFLVHFILNSLPSKFGPFKISYNTHKNKWSVNELLTMCVQEEERLKHEKVESAHLATHFKENARKGKNALQVKKKHIKHNDNKTKTKYFFCKKEGHMKKDCLKYKKWLKKKGFSKSKEPKGNEQCIYSGNRMCSKVEGVGTFRLILKTGYRSLINENSSMLWHRRLGHISIERIKRLVKDGVLKTLDLTDFGTCVDCIKGKQTNKTTKGAKRSSEILEIIHTDICGPFATPCPNGQRYFISFIDDHTRYMYLYLLYDKAEALDAFKTYKVEVEKQRENKIKIIRSNRGGEYYGRYTEKGQMSGPFAKFLQEEGIIAQYTMPGTPQQNGVSERRNRTLMDMVRSMMSNSDLPLSLWSEALKIAVYILNRVPSKVVSKTPFELWHGWKPSLNHLHIWGCPVEVRIYNPHIKKLDPRTTSGYFIGYAVNSKGFRFYCPSHTPRIVEARNAKFLEDFELSGSAFPRMIEFEEAQDFIELHLNDIIEEQPTHRTSSY, from the exons ATGGATCTTGATTTGGCGCTCCGTGTGGATGAACCACTTGTCCCCACGGAATCAAGTGCACCAAATGATAAACTTGACTATGAACGGTGGGAGCGATCTAATCGCTTAAGTTTAATGTTCATAAAATCCCATATAAATAAGAACATTAGGGGTTCTATCCCTGAATGTAATAAGGTTAAGGATTTTATGAAAGCCATTGAAGAACAGTTCATAAGATCCGATAAGGCTTTGGCAAGCATCTTGATGAAAAGGTTTTCAAGTAAAACTTTTGACTATTCTAAGAATGTGCGTGAGCACATTATGGAAATGAGGGACATGGTTGCTCAACTTAAGTCGCTAGAAGTTGAGATTTTTGAGTCATTCCTAGTCCATTTCATACTGAATTCTCTCCCCTCTAAATTTGGTCCTTTCAAAATATCTTACaacacacataaaaataaatggtcAGTAAATGAACTTTTAACTATGTGTGttcaagaggaagagagattaAAACATGAGAAAGTTGAAAGTGCTCATTTGGCCactcattttaaagaaaatgcTAGGAAGGGCAAGAATGCCTTGCAAGTGaagaaaaaacacataaagCATAATGACAATAAAACCAAAACTAAGTATTTTTTCTGCAAGAAAGAAGGGCATATGAAGAAAGACTGCCTAAAGTACAAGAAATGGCTCAAAAAGAAAG GGTTTTCTAAATCTAAGGAACCGAAAGGAAATGAACAATGCATCTATTCAGGAAATCGGATGTGTTCAAAAGTTGAGGGAGTTGGGACTTTTCGTCTGATTTTAAAAACTGGATAT CGGAGCTTGATTAATGAGAATTCCTCCATGCTATGGCATAGGAGATTGGGACATATCTccatagaaagaattaaaagattggtgaaagatggagTTCTAAAAACTCTTGATTTGACTGATTTTGGTACTTGTGTGGACTGCATTAAGGGTAAGCAGACCAATAAGACCACTAAGGGTGCCAAGAGGAGCTCTGAAATTCTTGAAATCATACACACTGATATATGTGGACCTTTTGCTACTCCTTGCCCAAATGGTCAGAGATATTTTATCTCATTCATTGATGACCATACAAGATATATGTATCTCTATCTTTTATATGATAAGGCTGAGGCACTAGATGCTTTCAAAACCTATAAGGTAGAAGtagagaaacaaagagaaaataaaattaaaataattagatCAAATAGAGGTGGGGAGTATTATGGAAGGTACACAGAAAAGGGACAAATGTCAGGTCCATTTGCTAAATTCCTTCAGGAAGAGGGCATCATTGCTCAATATACAATGCCAGGtacaccacaacaaaatggtgtttCTGAAAGGAGGAATCGTACACTTATGGATATGGTAAGGAGTATGATGAGTAACTCCGATCTTCCTTTATCCTTATGGAGTGAAGCTTTAAAAATTGCTGTGTATATCTTAAACAGGGTTCCATCTAAGGTTGTTTCCAAAACACCTTTTGAATTATGGCATGGATGGAAGCCAAGTTTAAATCATTTGCACATATGGGGTTGTCCTGTTGAAGTAAGGATTTATAATCCACATATAAAGAAACTAGACCCAAGGACAACTAGCGGATATTTTATTGGCTATGCAGTAAACTCCAAAGGGTTTAGGTTTTATTGTCCTTCTCACACTCCAAGAATAGTTGAGGCTAGAAATGCTAAATTTCTTGAGGACTTTGAGCTTAGTGGGAGTGCTTTTCCTAGAATGATAGAATTTGAGGAGGCACAAGATTTTATTGAACTGCACTTAAATGATATCATTGAGGAGCAACCAACCCATCGAACAAGCTCATATTAA